From Candidatus Zixiibacteriota bacterium, a single genomic window includes:
- a CDS encoding fibronectin type III domain-containing protein: MPRQKSPVPLRISWLLTAFVVCVAVVVLPAPVWSQSDSPSVSAPIIAQVPPPRPPIDVRGVDVPNDDGGAITVHWGRSPDDGAGANGVTAYKILRAPSTAGPFDTIGTAAAGQTSFIDASAQTSTSYVYEVAAVAMVPTLSGERAALLVPSDPSPVAHATAQWFHRGRLNALIAVIILCSAILYFIAQAKGGRPLFIRKIAGLEAVDEAVGRATEMGRKIFYIPGTQDMDEVQTLAGITILGRVAKVAAAYGADLEIPVSRSLVMVTCREVVKESYSDAGHPDAYKEDSIYYLTDEQWGYAAGIDGLVIRHKPATMFFMGAFYAESLLLAETANSVGAIQIAGTAMPAQLPFFVAACDYTLIGEELFAASAYLSKEPKLLGSLKGQDVGKAIILFIILIGVILTSIGALTLQTSDPDTLGWFNIGRLFDVQ; encoded by the coding sequence GTGCCCAGGCAGAAATCCCCGGTACCACTGAGGATCTCATGGCTGCTGACGGCATTTGTCGTCTGTGTGGCCGTTGTCGTTCTCCCGGCACCGGTCTGGAGCCAGTCCGATTCACCTTCCGTGTCGGCGCCGATCATCGCTCAAGTGCCGCCGCCGCGTCCGCCTATCGATGTGCGTGGTGTCGATGTTCCCAATGACGACGGCGGCGCGATCACGGTGCACTGGGGCAGGTCCCCCGACGACGGCGCCGGAGCCAACGGCGTCACGGCGTACAAGATTCTGCGCGCCCCATCGACCGCCGGACCATTCGATACGATCGGGACGGCGGCGGCCGGGCAGACATCGTTCATCGACGCATCGGCGCAGACAAGCACGTCTTACGTCTACGAAGTCGCCGCCGTCGCGATGGTTCCGACGCTGAGTGGGGAGCGGGCGGCACTGCTGGTCCCTTCCGATCCGTCGCCGGTCGCTCATGCGACCGCGCAGTGGTTCCATCGCGGGCGGCTCAATGCCCTGATTGCGGTCATCATTCTGTGCTCGGCGATCTTGTACTTCATCGCGCAGGCCAAGGGCGGACGGCCGCTGTTCATCCGCAAGATCGCCGGGCTGGAGGCGGTCGATGAGGCGGTCGGACGCGCCACCGAGATGGGACGGAAGATCTTCTACATCCCCGGCACGCAGGACATGGATGAAGTTCAGACGCTGGCCGGGATCACGATCCTGGGGCGGGTCGCCAAGGTCGCCGCCGCCTACGGCGCCGATCTGGAGATTCCGGTGTCGCGCTCATTGGTCATGGTGACCTGCCGCGAAGTGGTCAAGGAGTCCTACTCCGATGCCGGGCATCCCGACGCCTACAAAGAAGACAGCATCTACTACCTCACCGATGAACAGTGGGGCTATGCCGCGGGGATCGATGGGCTGGTGATTCGACACAAGCCCGCGACGATGTTCTTCATGGGAGCGTTCTACGCCGAATCGCTGCTTCTGGCGGAGACGGCCAATTCAGTCGGCGCCATCCAGATCGCCGGCACCGCCATGCCCGCGCAGTTGCCGTTCTTTGTCGCCGCCTGCGACTACACGCTGATCGGCGAGGAGCTGTTCGCCGCCTCCGCCTACTTGTCCAAAGAACCGAAGCTGCTCGGAAGTCTGAAAGGCCAGGATGTCGGCAAAGCCATCATCCTGTTCATCATTCTGATAGGCGTCATTCTGACCAGCATCGGCGCCCTGACTCTGCAGACCAGCGATCCGGACACGCTGGGCTGGTTCAACATCGGACGGCTTTTCGACGTGCAGTAG